TCTTGGAGAATCGCCTCGATCCGGGCGACATTCTGGCTATCTACTCCGACGGCGTCACCGAGTCCTTCAATGCCAATGGCGAGGAATTCGGTGAGGCGGGATTAACGAATGCTCTGATGTGTCATCGTTCGCTGCCTGCAGAGCGGCTAGTCGCTGCGATTGTGGAAGAGGTCAAGCAATTCGCCACCGGCACCCAGTTCGATGACATCACGCTCATCATCGCCAAGCGCAGTGGTGCGCTCTAGTAACTGCCAACTTGGCAAGTGAGTCGCCCACCATCCACACCATTTTTGAAGTCAGACGTTGGGATCGTGGTCGAATCACCCTCCATCCGTCAGTAACAAGTTGAGCAACAGCCATGCATGGTTTTGGCGATGGCGATTTTTCGATGCTCTGAAGCATGTGGGGCAGCGGTACGATGTCCAGTTTTTCTAGCCACAGTCCAACTCACACTTGATGCTGCCTGTCGACTTCCGCGTTCCGGAAAGCATTGACTGGAAGGTGCGTGTTGCCGCGAAGCTCAACAGCAACCCAAGGCCGAGGCCGAACAGCGCTGGGCGCAGACGCAGACCATCGAACAGCATCAACTGCAAGAGCCGATCGCGTTGTGCACCAAGTGCCATGCGATTTCTCAGCTCGGAAGTTTTTGGCGAGACACAGCGGGCTGGCAGGAGCAGAATATTCCAGGGCGCACTTATTGCGCCCTCAAAATCCCCAAGGGTCCTATTAAGTTATTGATTTGATTGGTTGCGGGGGCTGGATTTGAACCAGCGACCTTTGGGTTATGAGGGCAGTCATTAACTGATTCGAAAAGACTTAGTGCGGCGCGGATGATACGCAAGCACTTTTTGGAATCAGGAAGATACAAATCGGCCTCGGCACCTGCGCTCTCGTTTGCGCCCCCGTGTCTGGGGAATTTTAAGCTGAGCTGTGGCGATCGAACCGGCGACATTCAGCTTGGGAAGACGGCGATCAATTGAAAACAGAGAACATAGCGTTTCCCGGCATCTCGTTGTGGCAATAGAAATTACGGGAAATTTGCAACCCCGATTCTCCAAACCGCAAACGGAGCACAAATGGAGCACACGAGTTTAGCCCGCACTTCGTGTACGCCAACCCCACGCACCGGCCTTTTCGGGACAGTCAACCGAATAGAGGCTTTAAAGCACAAAAGGCTTTTGACGAATGCGACAACTATGCATACTTGCCTCCTAGATTATGGGGGAATCGATGACAGCGCCGATCGACGTGTCCGTTGCGAAACTCAGAAAGCAAATCAGGGCGAGCGCGGAAAAGATCAAGGCTTCTATCCTCGCCCATATTGAGAGGGAAACCGATCCCGTGAATCAAAATGCTGAGGTATCGATGGCTTTGCTCGATCTTGCCCTCGACCGATATGTCGAGCTGCATGGCGAGCCCGATGCCCGCCGTCTAGTTGATTCTGCGTTTAAGAGAGCCGTTGCTCGCTGGAAGTCAGGCATGAATTGACGGCGCAGAACACTGAAATAGTCTCTATCCATGTGAAGGTAAAGAGCATCGGGCCTCTCGAAGTGACGAAGGTCGATATTCGCTCGCACAACTTCCACTGATTACGTTCTTCACAAAGGGTGTGCTGTTGCGCCACCATTCATAAATGTCAGGAATTCGCCCTTACCAGAAAATCAAAAAGACTGGGCCATTCGATCTTTCGGCCATTTTGCCGGAATATACATCCTTCTCGCACCTGCTCGGTCACGCTGTCGGTGAACTGAAGGAGCTGCCGGATTTCTCCGAAGACACGAAGATCGCTATCATGTCCGACTTCAGCGGCGAACACAAAGGGGCCTCATACAACACCTATTCGTTCCTGATCATGGCCTATAACAAGGTCGGCCCATTCCAGGCCAAGGCGGAAGAGCTGCGCCGGAAATATGGTTATGGCGAATTCGCTTTTAAAGATCTGACTTATGGTCCCCGCAGCCGGGCGCTGCCGGAGTTCCTGAATTTGGTCGACAACTTCATTCACGGTGCGGTGGTCACCATCGCTATCGATAAACGAATAGGCACGGTCTTCGGGCAATCGAAGCAAGACACCCACCCCTACATCCAGAAGCAGCTTGCGGAATTGAAACTCGGAAGGTGGAAGGGAGAGATTGCCGAGAAGGTTCTGCGTGTCTGTCATTCGATTGCGCTCTTTACCGCATTGACAACACATGCGAACCAAAAGCTGCTCTGGTATTGCGACGACGATGCGATCAATCAGGACGCCCAGGAAAGGAGTTTCGAGGACACCCAAAATATCTTTGTCCGGACGCTCGGCATGTACTGCAAGCACGATTTTGAGCTTATCGGGTTTGCAAAATCATTCACCGATAAAACCCATCTTGACGATCTGCTGAGTATTCCGGATCTCGCTGCGGGTGCCGTGCAGGATATCCTCCACGCCCACACGACGGGCGATGATAACGTTCCGGGCGGTTCAGAGAAGGAAGCCCTTATCCGTTGGATTGCAAGCCAAGGCAAATTTCTATCCAAGATCACATTGCAAATCAGCCCGCTCCCCGGCGGTCAACTTGGAAGCGGAGTGGTCCACATCACTCCCAAGAGCACCACTCTTCAGTAGCTGCTCACCTTGCCTTCTTTCCTACCGTCCTCGTTCGGTTTGCATTGTTTTTGGTCGTCGTTCTCTGTTCGCGTGAGTGTTAGAGAAGTTAGAGTCTGTGTTAAGTAGTGTTACGCCCTCGACGACTCGGATTAACCCCCCGCTCCGCTTTATGGATTCCTTATCCGTGGTACCTGAAACCACGAAATTCTGCACCTGAAAACACGAATTGACGTACCTGATACCACGAAAATCCGCCCCCGATACCACGAATCCACGTCTGGTACCTGATAACACGAATCGCTTGACACGGTACCTGATACCACGAATATGGTCGGATGGCAGCTGATTCCGCGAATTCAAAAGACCACCTTCTCCCGCTGCGGCATAGCGAGGGTGATCTCTTTATTTGCGATGTATCCGACGCAATTCTGAAGGATGTTATTCCGCAGCTCGAACATCCGTTTTTCTCGCTTTCGAAGAAGCCGGAAACCAAAATCCGCCGTTATGAGCACAATGGCAAGTGGCTTGAGATCGTGCCGAGCGTCAAAGGCATGGCGACAATCTACGACAAGGACATCCTGATTTATTGCATCTCGCAGGTGATGGAGAAGCTCAAGCGCAATGAGCCGGTCGGTCCGCGTTTGAAAATCACGAGCTACGATCTGCTTGTTTTCGCCAACCGCGGTACGTCCGGGCGGGACTACATGCAACTCTGCGAAAGCCTCGACCGGCTTGAGGGCACTCGCATTAAGACGAACATCCGCAACGAAGCAGGGCGAGAAAGCTTTGGTCTCATCGATGCGTCGAGCGTCACCCGCAAGTTTGGACTGGACGGACGAATTCAGCACATTGAAATCAAGCTTTCGGATTGGGTCTTTGATGCCATCCGCGACCAAGAAGTCCTGACCTTGCACCGCGACTATTTCCGGCTCGGAAAGGCGCTTGAAAAGCGCATCTATGAGCTGGCGCGCAAGCATTGCGGCCGTCAAAGCACTTGGCACATTTCGCTCGAGACGTTGCTCAAAAAATCGGGTTCGCAAAGCTCAACAAAGCGTTTCCGGCAGCATTTGAAAGGGATCGCCCTGCACGATCATCTCCCGGACTACCGCCTCGTCTTCGATGAAGAGAAGGACATGGTGGTGTTTCTCAATCGCGAGAATGCATGGGTCGATCGCCCGCTGCCCTCGTCATCCGATGATGAGACGCTGCCGCTCCTTCCCGCGGAAACTTACGACCAAGCACGCGAAGCAGCTCCTGGCTACGACATTCACGCCCTTGAAAGCGAATGGCGCGAATTCTGGGAAAATTCCGGGAAGCCGACTCTCGCCAATCCTCCCGCAGCCTTCGTCGGGTTCTGCCGGAGCCGACACAAACGCGCGCCTCTTCCCCGACGGGGCACGAAACATGCCTAAGCCCCCTGCTCTGCCGTGAAAGCTGAAAGCGCAATAGAGGCGCAGGGATGCGATCAGAGTGTAATGGGCACCTACACCCTCCTACTTTTGAGATTTCCGGCTCCACGGCCAAATTTCGTGGCAAAGCGTCGATCTTGTCCGCCACATGGCCCGGTTAATCACCTGAATTCCTTGTCAATTTGTCTACTCATGGTTAACAAAAAGACGACGGTGGGCATTCTGTCTTCCAATGGAAGACCAAGAGTAATCCGGATGCCTTCCATCGTCCTGAGGTTTTTCAACAGTAGACAAACGATATTCGGTGTGCCGACCGAAGCCCTTTCGTCAACTGTCGGCCAACGATAGACGGATTGAATGCCTATTGTCTTCGGAGGGCAGACAGGTTACGTTCTGCGCCGCGAGTGATTCGGAGGAGGAAGGACCATGCCAACGATTGCGTTTGTGTGTCCAAAGGGTGGTGTGGGCAAGACCACCTCTGCGCTCCTGTGCGCCACGGCTCTAGCCACACTCTATGACGTCACAATCATTGACGCCGATCCAAACTATCCGATTCAAGATTGGGCAGCCGGTGGAAATGTTCCGCGCCGCTTATCCGTAGTGACGGAAGTCGACGAGGACACGATCATCGATGCGATCGAGGATGCGGCTTCGAAAACGCCGTTCGTGCTTATCGATCTGGAAGGAACGGCCGCGAAGATCGTCGTATACGCGATTTCGCTCGCGGATTTTGTCGTGATTCCGCTCAGCGGATCGGATCTAGATGCAAAAGCGGCAAGCCGGGCGGTGCGCGTCGTGCTGCAAAGTGAGAAGCTGTCGGGAAAGCGTAAGCCCTATGCGGTTCTCTTCACGCAAACCAAGCAGACAGCGCGCTCACGGATTCTCACGAATATCCAGAACAATCTCATCGACCACGGCATTCCGATGTTCGAAACCGAGCTGAACGACCGTGATGCCTTCAAGGCAATTATCTCTTTCCAGCAGACGCTCGATGGTCTCAACCCATCGGAAGTGCCGAATATCGAAAAGGCGAAACTCAACGTTTGGGAATTTATGGAGGAACTTGTACGGCGGCTTAAGGCCGAGCAGGACCGTGACAGAGTAACTGTGTCAACCAATGGAGAAGGGCCAGCATGACAACGCGCGTCAACGCTTTCGCAGAACTCGACGGTCTTCCGGACTTCGGCGTGAAGCCGAAAAAAGCGGCCCCGGTCCCCGAAGAAAAGATTGCTCAGATCGCAGAAGACAACAACTTCCCGAGCCGTCAGCCGCAGAAGCCGACACGACTGCAGAAGCGCAAACCGCGCGTCTACAGAACTGGCCGCAATCGGCAATTCAGTGCCAAGGCGACGGACGAAACCATCGACAAAATCTACAAAGCGGCGGACGAGCGCGGCGTTGTCATTGGCGAAGTCTTGCGGCTTGCGATGGATGCGCTGGAGAGAGAAGGGGACCCGCGCTGAGTTCGGCTCAGTGAGTGTTGAAGTCGTTGTACCGGGCGTTTAGCGCCAATGTGCAGTAGATCTCAAGTAGGGCCTGCGCGTTCTGATCGGTCTCTTCGACGAAGCGAAAGTCCATCCGTCGGATGCGAGCCTTAGCTTGATCGAAAGCGTTTTTGAATTCGAGATTCAACATCAGTCCTTTTCGGCTATCTTCTCCGACCCGGTAACTCGCTATCATTTTGCCGGTGGCGTTGCGCGCAAGCTTAAATGCAAAGGCAGCCATACGGTGCGTCGCACCTGGATTGCAATGGCGTCCATAACGATTGCGAATGTTGTTCGACCGGCCAACGTAAAGGTGTTCCGCGCCTTCGCTGAAAAGGTAAACGCCTTGCCGTGGGATGTCTTTCGGCAGATATCCGTGGCGACACGGCGTCATGCCGATCAACTGCTCACATTTCGGATGCAGGCCTTGAACGAGCTGTGCAAACGTCGAATGCATCGATCACAACGCCTGGTCGAAAATGTGTGTGAAATAAGAAGGAAACTTCTGAAGCGTTGCTCTCACCGCATCGGGATCGTCGCGCAGGCGCTCCCGAACTTCGCCGCGGTGCTCGTCCACCAATCCAAGCGTGGTGCAAAGTTCGGACACCACGGCGCGGTCCGCAAATCCCAATTCGTAGAGAGCGATAGCAGCAGGCGTCGGAAGGCCGTATTTCAGCATCTTCTGCAAGAGCCCCAGCATTTCGATCAGTTGCCCGTCAGGATCAGAACCGGCGAAGCCGATCAGCTCAGTGATCGCTCCGATGAGCAGGGCTCCATCATAGGAAAGACCGTTCTCGAAAATCTCGACGATATGCTCGATCGTGTAATCCCGAAATTTCGTGCCCCAGATCAGCTGGGCCTCTGCCGCTCGCAACATCTGAAAGAGGTCGGCGTAAGACCGTCCAGAAATCCAGGCCTGCGCCGCCACACGCAGCGCGTCGGGTTTGCTGCACTTCTGGAACGTTTCGTTCGGGATGTATTTTGAGAGAAGGGGCCAGATGAATTCGAGAAGCATGGTGGGGGCAGGGGCGGCCGCGAGCAGTACCTCAATGTGCGAGGTTAGCCACGCCTCAATTTCTTCTGACGTGAAAATGCCGTAGAGCGTTTTTCCGAACGAACGGCGGCGCTCCGGATCGACGATCTTACTTTCGATGTTTTCCGCGATGGTCGTGAACAGGCTTTCAATACGGGCCTTGTCGTCATCGCCGGCGAGATGATAGGCGAGCGTTCCGCGGGCCAAAGCAAGGATGGCGTCGGTGGAAAGAGGTATCTCGCCGGCATCCCAATGCGACATGAGAAAACTTTCGATGGCGCCAATTATGTTGAGTTTCCATGCAATCTGCTTGTCCATGCCTTGCCGGGTAAATTTCTTATCGGCGTGTGCGGTCGACACGGACTGGGCAAGCTCCGAAAAGGCATCCTGGCTTTGCAAATAACGTCGCAGAAAATCCATTGCATCAAGCTGCAATGTATATTTCGCGTCATCACTCTTGAACGGGTCGAAGAACGAGAGCAGGGTGCTGATGCATGGCTCGGACTTGCCGGGGTCGAGAAGCTCTTTAACCTGCCTCCAGCGCCATCTCTCATCTAGGTCGTAGCGTTTGTCGTACACATTCGGGTCTGCGAAAAGGATGCTGCCTTCCGTATGCATGCCAGCGCGCCCGGCACGCCCGATGAGATTGTGAAAGTCACGCACTTTGATGCGTTCGACTCCCTGATAGACACTCGTCACAATCAGGTAGCGGATCGGCAGGTTGACGCCTTGCGCCAGCGTCGAGGTGCAAATCACAAAGCGAATGGTGCCCTCACGCATCGCGTGCTCGACGGCGAGACGAATGCCGTGGGGTGTGTTGCCGTGATGAGAGAAAATGCCGAGTCCTGCACTCCGGGTCGAGAAGGCGTTGGGGCCAACATTGGCCGCAAGCAGATAGACGAGCCGCGCGGTCTCATCGGGATCGGACATGGACGAGGGAGGGGCGAGCTCGACGTTCCTTTCAAAAATTCCGACAGCACGACCGCAGAGATTGGCGGCCGTATCCTTGCGCCCGCAAAAGATGGCTACAGCGCCATTCTTGACCAGCTTGAGGCCGAGGAAAAGCGCGACATCTTTGCCGTCGGTGCGCTCGGGAAAAAGCCGCTCCTTTTCGCGCGGCAAGCGAAGGAGAGGCAGCTGCTCGACGACACGAGGCACATAGAATTCTTGCGTGTCGGGCTCGCCCGGGGCCACGAACTCAAGCCGTCCAAGGGTATCGAGCCAGCTGGCAAAGGCAACTGTCCGGAAAGTCGGGCTCAAGGTGATGCCGGAAACAATTTCGGAATCGGTACCGTTGAGCCATTCACCGACGGCCTCTGCGTTGCTGATCACAGCCGAGATGAGGACCTTTTGGGCGTCCACCCGTACCATCGACTTCAGCGAGGTCAGTAGCAATTCATAGGTAATGCCGCGCGTGCCGGAATCAAACTGATGCCCTTCGTCGAAGATGAGCACGCCGATGCGTTGAGCAAGCTCGGGAGCATGTCGCAAGACGTACACAAACTTTTCGGGCGTCACAACAAGGATCTGCCGGGTTTCTTCTTCGTCTTCGAAGAGGAAGTCCATTTGAGGCACGTCGGTGAGTTCATCCACTGTGACGGGCTCACCTCGAAAAGCAGCGGCAAAGCTGTTCTTGATTTCGTGGCAGAGCGCGCGAAACGGAGCGATGATAACCGCAAAAGAGGTACGGTCGGCAAGAAATGCGCTTCGGATAATCAACTCCGCGGCGCGGGTTTTCCCGGCGCTGGTCGGCATCTGGACAACGGCAGATCTGCCGCGCAACACGCCGGACCGGCCGAGCAAATGCTGAGCCGGCCAGAGTTCCCGCATGAAGGTGCGTTTCTGAAGGGCGGATGCCCAAAGATCGCGGGAGAGCGCCGTATATTCCGGCACGGCATGCCAGCTTGAATTTGCGAATTTCTTTCTGACAACAGATCGCACGATGTCCGCGAGGAGCAGTTGCCGCGGCGTCCCGGTGGCGTAAGCGGATTGCCTGAGCCCGTCGCAACGCGCGAGCAGGGCGTCGCCGCCTTGGCCTTCCGCGAAGTATTGCCGCAAAAGATCGGAGATCTCGCCGATGGTGGTTCCAAAGACCCTTTCTCCGCCCGAGATAGGTAGCGAGAAATCTCCAAGCAGGAGCCATCGCAGCAAATCTTCGAGGCCTTCGCCGCCTAAATCCGTGGTCTGTGTGCCGACCCGGCGGCCGAGCACAAGCGCGCTGCCGGGAAAGTCGCAGAGGTAAAAGGAAGCGGCGCCGAGCAGCGTGACATAGGGGTCGAGCGACTGATCGAAGCGCGCCTCCATATAGGCATCGAAGAAACGGGCGGAGAACTGGAGATCATTTCGAGTGTCTGTGCCGCTACCGTTGTCGGCAGCGGCCCCGCGCGCGGCTAGGTCGCCGAGAATGCCGATGGACAGTCGGAATAGGCGCCCTGGGTCTTGCGGGACCATGATGTGGTCGGCTAACGGCACGTCGTATTCGAACATCTTGGCCTTCGACCGCGTGATGCCAAGCAGTGTGTGCGATCTCTGTTCAGGCTTCATGCGCGGCCCTCTGATAGAGACTGTGAACCAGCGGCATCATGTCAGCGCCCCGTACCACAATCAGAGCCAACGAATCGTGATTGGGATGGGGCTTAAAGCCGTTTTCGCTCTTCGTGCAGGGTACTTTCTGGCAATCGGCGGCGCTGATTGCCGTGGATTGGAACTGGTCGGTTGAATACAGCGCCGCCGCGCCGAAGAGCTGACGACACGGAAAGTCTACCGGATTCTGAAAGCGCTCCACCTGCTTCGCCTGATCTGTCTGCCCCTTCTCGAACAGGCGCTGCTTGATGTAATTGAGGGATTCGTCGATGCGGATGTGATCTTTCGCCGAGTCATTGATCGCGTCCTGAAGGCGGTTCGCGGTAGAACCTGACGAGAATTTTGTCTTGGATTCGAAAACGGCGAGGGTGTCCTCGGGCGATGCGGCGGCAGGATTTTGCATGCGGAAGCCGATAACATCGCTTCCTTTCGACGACTCATCCCGGACCATCTTGGCGTTCCAGCGGAAACGCGGCACCCAATATCCCAGACGCCAGTGCAAATAATCGGCGATCAGGATCTCGCCGAAATCGCCGGCGCGAACACTTGGCCCCAAGGCTGAAGTCCGGGATGGAAACTTTATGTCCTCAAGATACTGCTGGCGCGTCCGTGGCGCGCGCAAGGCATCGATGTCGCTATCGAGGCAATAGTGATTGCGAAAATGTGTGGCCCACGCGGACAAGATTGTTTCGTCCGCCAAGTGACGGAGTTCCCAGACCTCGATCATTTTCCCATCGGCGGTCGTTAAACGCTCGCCGGTGTCGACCAGCCAGTCCAGATGGGGCGGTTTGGTTGCTGCAGAATGCGTGGAGCCTGCAGCGACTGCGGGCGTGGTGGACATATTGGGTCCCGGTACTTCTAATTAGGTTTGCGAAGTCAGGATGCATCATAATCGATGCATCCGCCATCTTCGCAAGATTCCGAAAGGACCCAAGCAGGCGTGCAGAGAAGCCCGCGCCGGGCTACGCCGGCGCGGGCCTCACTTTCAATACTCGGACGGTAGGAGAAGAGTGTTGTCGGTGAAATAGAACTGGATTTCAGCGAGCGGGAAGTCGGTGAACTCGATTTCCTTCGTGAAAACGAGATTGCCGTTGCCATCCTCGCAGGCCAGCGTGGCGGCGCGGTCGGCCCGAACCAAGAGTTTCCAGACCTGGAACGGTTCGGCTGCGACTTTCTTGTCGTAAGGCTGGATGAGCGCGATTTCATCGATGAGCCAATAGGCGCCGCCATTCTCGGCGACGTACTGCACGCCTTCGGTATAGAGGACCTTGCGATTGATCGGATGCCGGAACCAGGTTTCGGTGCCTGTGAATTGCCGGAGATCGTCGGCGGTGAGTGTTTTCGTGTTCGACATATGCGCCTCTTTCGGTTGAAGTGCCCCGTCGGCGGGGATGAGAGAGGCACAGGGCCGGCGCAACCGAGCGCGGCTGTCATAGCTTGTTGGGGGAACCGTGCCCGCAGGGCAGGGGGGAGCCAAGAAGCGTCATTGACGGCAAGCGGCGGCGGTCATCGTGCCGATTCCCGCCGTGCCGGGGCCTGCGAAAGGGCCTGATAATGCGAAGAGAAGCTCCAACGACGAAGGCGGTCATGGAATGTTCGGCAGCTTCCGGACAGGGACAGGCTCGATGGCTGGGGGTTATTTGAAGACGGTTGAGACCAATCGCCGGGGTGTCCTACGCTCGTGTCATCTGATGCGAAGGAGAACGTTATGACGATGCAATCGAGACCGGCGGAGCAAGAATTCGTCGAAGAAGTTACCGAAGCGCTGCAAAATAATCTGGGCGAAGATGTCCAATTTCGGATTTTCGATCCGCAGATTTGCGGGTCGTTCCAGCGGGACTGGCTGGCTGCCGCCTTGGAGGGGCAAGGCGTCGACGGCGCCGAACTCGACTGGATCCTGGATCAAGGTCTCTTGAGGCGCTCGAAGGCACCCTCGGGCGAAGAGGGTTTCATCCTCTACACCGAGCGGATGGCGGTTCTGGCCAAGAATCTCTGGGATACCGGGCGATACTCGGTGGATGAGCTCCGCCACATCTTCGATGACTGGTATGTCCGCGTGGAGATTATCTCGACGGAGCATCTAGCGTATGACAGCTTCGACGTGGACGATTATGACCATTTCCGCCGGCGCGCCGCCGAAATGATCGAGATCTCCGAGCACAGTCTCTTTGGCCTTGCTGAGAACAATCCGTCCTGGACGCCGGAAGTGCTGGCGGAACGGACGCGGGATGCGGAAACAAAAGTCTCCCGGTGGCGCTGGATTCATGGGCTGGTGTCGAATGACGCGGATGCCATCCTCGCTCCTTCTGTTCGAAAGCTCTGGCGCAAGCAGCTTTTTCAGCTGCGCTGGCTGGATGAGTGGTGCCGCATCATGCAGATCGGCGAATTCGAAACCCTGATAACGGACGGTTACAGCCCCGAGGTCACTTTTTACGGCACGCGTTGGGAGAATGGAAAAACGACGCTGACCAATCTGAACTGGTCCAGCACCCTTGACCGGTTCAGAGAAACCCTCAACGAAGGCGGAGCCTTTCCGCTCCGGACGCCGGGCTTCAACGTCACGGCGCAGGGACTGACATTCACGCGCCACCCTTCGCCGGAGGAATATCAGGCAATTTTCGAGAAGGAACGTCTCGATCAGCTCTTCGGAGAACTCGAGAGACGGGGACCGGGCTATTGGACCTGCGATCTGGAAGCCTCGGGCCGCGGACAGTGCGCCGAGTGCAAGGCGATCTTCGAACGCACCACATCATCCCGAAAGTATTGCAGTGAACGCTGCAGCAGCAGAGCCAAAAGCCGCCGCTGGCGAGAAGCCAATCCGGAACGTGCGCGCGAGTCCCAAGCGAAGTATTACCGCGAGAATTATCCGGAAGAATAAGTCAGGAAAGTGCGACAGCCCCGCGAACGAGGCTGCCGCGATACTGCACGTTATTCCGCCGCGATGGACTCCAGGGCTGGCTGAGGTTGCGGCAAACGCAACATCGCCGGAATCCAGCGGACCTTCGCGGCTTCGCGTTCGGCAAGGCTCGCCAGTTCGGTCTTCTTCATCGCAGTCCATGCCGGAGCAACGGCGCCCTTGATCTCCTCAAGGTTGCCGATGATCGTCGCTTTGCTTGCCCGGCCAAAGTAGTTCGCGCCGGTCGGCGAGAACCACAGGGCCATGTCGAGGTTGAGCAGCGCCGCGAGTGTCTCGGATTGCGCCATTCGCGGCGACGAAGAGCGCGTGTCTTTGCTCTGCACCGCATTCACCGTCTGCGCCACGCAGAAGGTAAGTAAGCCCTGAAGGGTAGCGACACTCTGCATGAAACACCAGCCAAGAAGAGCCTCGCTATCGGCCGGTAGACGCAACCG
This portion of the Acidicapsa acidisoli genome encodes:
- a CDS encoding DUF6876 family protein, which gives rise to MSNTKTLTADDLRQFTGTETWFRHPINRKVLYTEGVQYVAENGGAYWLIDEIALIQPYDKKVAAEPFQVWKLLVRADRAATLACEDGNGNLVFTKEIEFTDFPLAEIQFYFTDNTLLLPSEY
- a CDS encoding replication initiator protein A, which translates into the protein MAADSANSKDHLLPLRHSEGDLFICDVSDAILKDVIPQLEHPFFSLSKKPETKIRRYEHNGKWLEIVPSVKGMATIYDKDILIYCISQVMEKLKRNEPVGPRLKITSYDLLVFANRGTSGRDYMQLCESLDRLEGTRIKTNIRNEAGRESFGLIDASSVTRKFGLDGRIQHIEIKLSDWVFDAIRDQEVLTLHRDYFRLGKALEKRIYELARKHCGRQSTWHISLETLLKKSGSQSSTKRFRQHLKGIALHDHLPDYRLVFDEEKDMVVFLNRENAWVDRPLPSSSDDETLPLLPAETYDQAREAAPGYDIHALESEWREFWENSGKPTLANPPAAFVGFCRSRHKRAPLPRRGTKHA
- a CDS encoding DUF1837 domain-containing protein; protein product: MSTTPAVAAGSTHSAATKPPHLDWLVDTGERLTTADGKMIEVWELRHLADETILSAWATHFRNHYCLDSDIDALRAPRTRQQYLEDIKFPSRTSALGPSVRAGDFGEILIADYLHWRLGYWVPRFRWNAKMVRDESSKGSDVIGFRMQNPAAASPEDTLAVFESKTKFSSGSTANRLQDAINDSAKDHIRIDESLNYIKQRLFEKGQTDQAKQVERFQNPVDFPCRQLFGAAALYSTDQFQSTAISAADCQKVPCTKSENGFKPHPNHDSLALIVVRGADMMPLVHSLYQRAAHEA
- a CDS encoding ParA family protein; protein product: MPTIAFVCPKGGVGKTTSALLCATALATLYDVTIIDADPNYPIQDWAAGGNVPRRLSVVTEVDEDTIIDAIEDAASKTPFVLIDLEGTAAKIVVYAISLADFVVIPLSGSDLDAKAASRAVRVVLQSEKLSGKRKPYAVLFTQTKQTARSRILTNIQNNLIDHGIPMFETELNDRDAFKAIISFQQTLDGLNPSEVPNIEKAKLNVWEFMEELVRRLKAEQDRDRVTVSTNGEGPA
- a CDS encoding DEAD/DEAH box helicase; protein product: MRELWPAQHLLGRSGVLRGRSAVVQMPTSAGKTRAAELIIRSAFLADRTSFAVIIAPFRALCHEIKNSFAAAFRGEPVTVDELTDVPQMDFLFEDEEETRQILVVTPEKFVYVLRHAPELAQRIGVLIFDEGHQFDSGTRGITYELLLTSLKSMVRVDAQKVLISAVISNAEAVGEWLNGTDSEIVSGITLSPTFRTVAFASWLDTLGRLEFVAPGEPDTQEFYVPRVVEQLPLLRLPREKERLFPERTDGKDVALFLGLKLVKNGAVAIFCGRKDTAANLCGRAVGIFERNVELAPPSSMSDPDETARLVYLLAANVGPNAFSTRSAGLGIFSHHGNTPHGIRLAVEHAMREGTIRFVICTSTLAQGVNLPIRYLIVTSVYQGVERIKVRDFHNLIGRAGRAGMHTEGSILFADPNVYDKRYDLDERWRWRQVKELLDPGKSEPCISTLLSFFDPFKSDDAKYTLQLDAMDFLRRYLQSQDAFSELAQSVSTAHADKKFTRQGMDKQIAWKLNIIGAIESFLMSHWDAGEIPLSTDAILALARGTLAYHLAGDDDKARIESLFTTIAENIESKIVDPERRRSFGKTLYGIFTSEEIEAWLTSHIEVLLAAAPAPTMLLEFIWPLLSKYIPNETFQKCSKPDALRVAAQAWISGRSYADLFQMLRAAEAQLIWGTKFRDYTIEHIVEIFENGLSYDGALLIGAITELIGFAGSDPDGQLIEMLGLLQKMLKYGLPTPAAIALYELGFADRAVVSELCTTLGLVDEHRGEVRERLRDDPDAVRATLQKFPSYFTHIFDQAL